catatTCAGTATCCTATTCAAAAAaagcatatatataagcTACCCCATCGATGTCAAGCATTACAGAATCTGAATTAGATTATCAAATCGAGCGTGCCACAAGAGAAACTATCCCCAATGGTGAATTAGACTTACCTGCAGCATTGGAAACTTCTGATATCATCAGATCTCGTCGGATCCTCCCAATAGACGCCATGAGATgtttaaagaaaagaatcAAAACCACCCAATCAAACCCAAACACTCAATTAGCAGTATGGAAACTGGCCGAAATTTGTATCAAAAACGGTGGTATCCCATTTATTCAACAAATATGTTCCAAAGAATTCATGGATACCATGGAACATTGTATCTTAGACAGTCAAGATGAcgatgaattaaatgatttggTCATCCGATTATTTTATGAATTATACTTGGCCTTTAATTCAGATCCTAATATGtcttatttaaataaagttcacaagaaattaaaatccaaaaatattgaaatgcctcaagaattattacaaaaaaatatctctTCCACCATCTTCGATTCCAAAGTACCAGCAGCTTGGATGGAGTCAGATGCTTGTATGATTTGCTCCAAAAAATTCACCATGATTAATAGAAAACATCATTGCCGTTCTTGCGGTGGGATATTTTGTCAAGATCATTCTTCAAACTCCTCTGCCTTACCTGAGATGGGTATCCATGAACCTGTCAGAGTTTGTGATGATTGttttaatgaagaagaatcgaagaaaaatgaaatttcatctaaaaagaaaaaaactcATCGTcataaaaaatcaaaacaaaaacattATGATAATACCTATGATGAAGAAAGAGAATTTAGAAGAGCCATTGAAGAATCATTAAAGGAGACAAGAAACTCATCAACACCGATTGTTCCCGTTGTGGAAAGACCTCGCCAACCTTCTCCAATTTTATCTCAAGAAGATCAAGAAGATGCTGATTTGAAAGCAGCTATTGCTGCAAGTTTACAAGAAGCAGAAGCTGAGAAACAAAGAAGAATACCAAagcaacaacagcaacaacaacaacaacaacaacaacaacaacagcagcAACAATATGCTCCCATCGCTACTGCTCCTCAATCCACGTTATTAACTTCGgcagaagaagatgatatcTATCTATTCGCTTCTTTGGTGGAACGTCTTAAGACAAGGCCTCCATCAGAAATTCTAGAAGATACTCAATTACAAGCATTATATAAAAGAGTCATCTCTACAAGACCAAGATTAAATTCAGCATTAAATGATACAATAGTAAAGCATAACACTCTACAAAATATGAACGGGaaaatttccaatattATGACCATCTATGATGATTTACTAGAACGGCAATTGAATgatattcatttatatcaacaacaatataCGACCCCTTCAGATCCTTATTCTTATCGTCAATCAAGTACATCTTTACAACCAGCTTTTCAAAATCCATCTCAAATACCTGAACAGATACCTCAACAAGCTTCACAAAACGCTCATCAATATGTACCTGAACAGATCGTTCAGCAAGTTTCACAAAATGCTCCTCAGCAAGCACTACCACAAGCTCATCAATATGTACCTGCGCAACAGGTTCCTTTGCAAACTTTACAACAAGCCCCTCAGTCTCGCCAATATGTACCTGAACAAATACCTCAGCAAGCTACACAGCAAACTTTGCAGCAGGCCCCTAAACAAGCCTTACATGTTCCTCAACGACCAGCTCAGCAAGCTCCTCAAGTTACATCTCCCCCAATCTCTCAAAtgcaaaatttaaaacttgAAGAATCCGAACCTCCTGAAATTGATGGTCCTTCAGAACCTCCATATCCAAAGGAAGATGAAGCCCCAGAAATTCTTAAAACGACACTAGTTGAACTTCCAAATGGGGTAGCAAATACTCAAACTCCGTATCCTAGCCAACAAGAAGAGGTAGCACAAAAGCCAATTATTCCTAAACAACAAGAATTACCTCCTCAACAAATACCAAATGGGCAAACTGCAAATGGGCAAACTGCAAATGGGCAAACTGCAAATGgacaaaatattacttcatttaatttccCAACTGTTCCAGTTAACAAAGTCCAAACTAATTTAGCTGAACCTATTGTTGAGCAACAGCAACCTCTCGAACAGCAAGAAATAGAAGCTGAAGAAGAacttttattagaattataataattcttaCAGTAAccatttgataaataatgcaataaactaaaaaaagaactGTTAtttaatcataataattttaacgATTTCCTTGGAATAATGAATTCTgcattaatttttttttttttttttttattatttctaaactaattaaatagaaataacattaataattagtgtgtttaaaatatgcaatataatctatttatttatatataagttattttctaaatgtATGAAATTATGATAtctatgtatatattatacgACGTATTCGAgttaatatatatgtatgaAATGAGAATGTTGATAattgttaaaatattatttgtattgtGTGAAAACTACTAAATCATTCAGGGAATTTAActaaagaataaaataaaaaaaggaaCAATATGAGTATATCTGTAATCGTTCATAAGATTATTTTAGTAAATAAGTAATATTCGATCATTTACCAACCTTCCATCGTATAATCATGCTCGATGCTGGGAGTAACACtagtaataaattttaaaaatacaattagATACTGGTCTACCCTTAatgaatcattaatatcatcttGTAAATCTTCCCAGCCATCTTCCTTGGAATTCTCTTCAGGTAATGTTGTTGCATGGCTTGGAGTAGTTGTTGTTACATCGGTAGTAGTCAAGTCAGTAGGTGTTGCTTTGgcattttcttcttcttgtttTCTTCTATTTTGTCTAGCTAACCGTATTCTATCGAATAAAATCTTCATAACATTCGCATGTTTACAAGGGTGGATTGAAACAGATGGAATACTCTTCTTTAAGAAAggtaatttttcaatggtGGCAGTTTTAGTTCTGTAATCAGGTGAAATATCTTCAAAC
This genomic stretch from Henningerozyma blattae CBS 6284 chromosome 1, complete genome harbors:
- the VPS27 gene encoding ESCRT-0 subunit protein VPS27 (similar to Saccharomyces cerevisiae VPS27 (YNR006W); ancestral locus Anc_6.295), translating into MSSITESELDYQIERATRETIPNGELDLPAALETSDIIRSRRILPIDAMRCLKKRIKTTQSNPNTQLAVWKLAEICIKNGGIPFIQQICSKEFMDTMEHCILDSQDDDELNDLVIRLFYELYLAFNSDPNMSYLNKVHKKLKSKNIEMPQELLQKNISSTIFDSKVPAAWMESDACMICSKKFTMINRKHHCRSCGGIFCQDHSSNSSALPEMGIHEPVRVCDDCFNEEESKKNEISSKKKKTHRHKKSKQKHYDNTYDEEREFRRAIEESLKETRNSSTPIVPVVERPRQPSPILSQEDQEDADLKAAIAASLQEAEAEKQRRIPKQQQQQQQQQQQQQQQQQYAPIATAPQSTLLTSAEEDDIYLFASLVERLKTRPPSEILEDTQLQALYKRVISTRPRLNSALNDTIVKHNTLQNMNGKISNIMTIYDDLLERQLNDIHLYQQQYTTPSDPYSYRQSSTSLQPAFQNPSQIPEQIPQQASQNAHQYVPEQIVQQVSQNAPQQALPQAHQYVPAQQVPLQTLQQAPQSRQYVPEQIPQQATQQTLQQAPKQALHVPQRPAQQAPQVTSPPISQMQNLKLEESEPPEIDGPSEPPYPKEDEAPEILKTTLVELPNGVANTQTPYPSQQEEVAQKPIIPKQQELPPQQIPNGQTANGQTANGQTANGQNITSFNFPTVPVNKVQTNLAEPIVEQQQPLEQQEIEAEEELLLEL